A genomic stretch from Pseudomonas alkylphenolica includes:
- a CDS encoding SGNH/GDSL hydrolase family protein translates to MRRLHNILGLALLICALPGCSPVAAVDTTARPVTAPAKPALNQSNGNLAVLAGKFKNANRAPVTVVQFGDSHTAADLFSGEMRRLLQAQYGDGGIGLVAATPVPGTRYEQVILKAAKRQWELVSARNQQSAQFPLGGYLSVPLAAKPSVRIEAREPNSQRYRVSALYQAQESTSLLLRDSRGQNRRLLAATGGQWRFGPVVNNLGLPLDLTLDSRPGTVLGGWYLQGQKNAGVIYSALGINGARLEVTDKWQPGWQDTLKSLRPDLVILAYGTNEAFDDTLDLNLYQTQLKQTLERLRRDLPRAVVLIVGPPDSIKQRKARSCAARQPQQLAAVIRIQRQAARQANALFWDWQAYMGGQCSIAAWQAQGLARGDLVHLTADGYRKSAAALHDYLRTQLKLK, encoded by the coding sequence ATGCGTCGACTGCACAACATTCTCGGGCTGGCTCTACTGATCTGTGCGCTACCGGGCTGTAGCCCGGTGGCGGCGGTCGATACCACGGCTAGGCCGGTGACTGCGCCGGCCAAGCCCGCGCTCAACCAGAGCAATGGCAACCTGGCGGTGCTGGCCGGCAAATTCAAGAATGCCAACCGTGCACCGGTCACGGTCGTTCAGTTTGGTGATTCGCATACCGCCGCCGACCTGTTCAGCGGCGAGATGCGCCGCTTGCTGCAAGCGCAGTACGGCGATGGCGGTATCGGCCTGGTTGCTGCTACGCCAGTACCCGGCACGCGTTATGAGCAGGTCATCCTCAAGGCCGCCAAGCGCCAGTGGGAACTGGTGTCGGCACGTAACCAGCAGAGCGCGCAGTTCCCCCTTGGCGGCTATCTGTCGGTACCCCTGGCGGCAAAGCCCAGTGTGCGCATCGAGGCACGTGAGCCGAATTCCCAGCGCTATCGGGTGTCAGCCTTGTACCAGGCGCAGGAAAGTACTTCTCTGTTGTTGCGTGACTCCCGTGGCCAGAACCGCCGGTTGCTGGCAGCCACGGGTGGGCAATGGCGCTTCGGCCCGGTGGTGAACAATCTCGGCCTGCCGCTGGATCTGACCCTCGACAGTCGCCCCGGCACCGTACTGGGGGGCTGGTACCTGCAGGGGCAGAAGAATGCCGGGGTGATCTACTCGGCGTTGGGCATCAACGGTGCGCGGCTTGAGGTAACAGACAAATGGCAACCCGGTTGGCAGGACACCCTCAAGTCGCTGCGCCCGGACCTGGTGATCCTTGCCTACGGCACCAACGAGGCGTTCGACGACACGCTTGACCTCAACCTGTACCAGACCCAACTCAAGCAGACCCTTGAACGCCTGCGTCGCGACCTGCCGCGGGCGGTAGTGTTGATCGTCGGCCCGCCTGACTCGATCAAGCAGCGCAAGGCGCGTAGCTGTGCAGCGCGTCAGCCGCAGCAGCTGGCTGCGGTCATCCGTATCCAGCGTCAGGCCGCCCGGCAGGCCAATGCGCTGTTCTGGGACTGGCAGGCGTACATGGGCGGTCAGTGTTCGATTGCTGCCTGGCAGGCGCAAGGCCTGGCGCGTGGCGATCTGGTGCACCTGACAGCCGATGGCTACCGCAAGAGCGCGGCCGCTCTGCACGACTATTTGCGCACGCAGCTGAAGTTGAAATAA
- a CDS encoding RtcB family protein: protein MNLLEVAGGKPIKLWTQGVPVEDEARQQLINTAKMPFIFKHLAVMPDVHLGKGSTIGSVIPTLGAIIPAAVGVDIGCGMIAACTSLVAADLPDNLHRLRSAIEQAVPHGKTFGRHDQGAWDKVPAQADHAWKDLAGRFKAITGKYPQLEKTNNRQHLGTLGGGNHFIEVCLDESDRVWFMLHSGSRGVGNAIGNLFIELAQADMRQHIANLPDKDLAYFKEGSRHFNDYVEAVEWAQDFARQNRALMMHAVIAAARQVLGKPFEANLEAVNCHHNYVQREHHFGQDILVTRKGAVSAQKGQLGIIPGSMGAKSFIVRGLGNEESFCSCSHGAGRTMSRTRAKKQFTLEDQVRATAHVECRKDKDVIDEIPMAYKDIDAVMQAQRELVEVVHTLRQVVCVKG, encoded by the coding sequence ATGAACCTGCTTGAAGTGGCCGGCGGCAAACCGATCAAACTCTGGACCCAGGGCGTGCCGGTGGAAGACGAAGCCCGTCAGCAGTTGATCAACACGGCGAAGATGCCGTTCATCTTCAAACACCTGGCAGTCATGCCGGATGTGCACCTGGGCAAAGGCTCGACCATCGGCAGTGTGATCCCGACCTTGGGCGCGATTATCCCGGCGGCGGTCGGCGTGGATATCGGCTGCGGCATGATCGCTGCGTGCACCTCGCTGGTTGCCGCGGACCTGCCCGACAACTTGCACCGGCTGCGCAGCGCTATCGAACAGGCGGTGCCCCATGGCAAGACTTTCGGTCGTCACGACCAGGGTGCCTGGGACAAGGTTCCGGCCCAGGCCGATCATGCCTGGAAGGACCTGGCCGGTCGGTTCAAGGCCATCACCGGCAAGTACCCGCAACTGGAAAAGACCAATAACCGCCAGCACCTGGGCACCCTCGGTGGGGGCAACCATTTCATCGAAGTCTGCCTGGATGAAAGCGACCGCGTCTGGTTCATGCTGCACAGTGGTTCGCGTGGCGTCGGCAACGCCATTGGCAACCTGTTCATCGAACTGGCCCAGGCCGACATGCGTCAGCACATCGCCAACCTGCCGGACAAGGATCTGGCCTATTTCAAAGAAGGCAGCCGCCACTTCAACGACTACGTCGAAGCGGTCGAATGGGCCCAGGATTTTGCCCGGCAGAACCGTGCCTTGATGATGCACGCGGTGATCGCTGCGGCCCGCCAGGTACTTGGCAAACCCTTCGAAGCCAACCTGGAGGCGGTCAACTGCCACCACAATTATGTACAGCGCGAACACCACTTCGGCCAGGACATCCTGGTAACCCGCAAGGGCGCGGTATCGGCGCAGAAAGGCCAGCTGGGCATCATCCCCGGTTCCATGGGCGCGAAGAGTTTCATCGTCCGTGGCCTGGGCAATGAAGAGTCGTTCTGCTCCTGCAGCCACGGCGCCGGGCGGACCATGAGCCGCACCCGGGCGAAAAAGCAGTTCACCCTGGAAGATCAGGTGCGCGCCACCGCGCATGTCGAATGCCGCAAAGACAAAGACGTGATCGATGAGATTCCCATGGCCTACAAAGACATCGATGCAGTGATGCAGGCGCAGCGGGAGCTGGTGGAGGTGGTGCATACCTTGCGGCAGGTGGTGTGCGTCAAAGGCTGA
- a CDS encoding toxin-antitoxin system YwqK family antitoxin: MRNLLVASLAAVVLTGCSAEIDNAEVMTRNGLIYKYGDTDPFSGRVVNTPIGLPGISALCNSQVEKGRYSGKSECFYNSQKVYEVEYAAGIKNGTETVFDAKTGAKVSVKNWKSGRLDGTVEEYQNGVLTHRKAFKDGKPDGQETRWTADGSKVITELSWSEGKKFSGYETDSEAKLNYANGQLHGPQSKYDYIVGSLKQFVAAEENYKDGKLDGVQKQYKNILHTAIVQQESEIIYADGTAVSGWIRQFSTPDGKVLQEIKLVQTEQAEDEDFFSGYPGNLVPDGVIQSYNPQTGQLEGQERWVNGVKETQSSLLSTVAAVSAETCQDAWMTEYRKEVGEEAMITSDQIGEWEQWCAEGKLP; the protein is encoded by the coding sequence ATGAGAAATCTACTTGTAGCCTCTTTGGCCGCGGTTGTGCTTACCGGCTGTTCTGCCGAAATCGACAACGCAGAAGTCATGACTAGAAACGGCTTGATCTACAAGTACGGCGACACTGATCCTTTCAGTGGCCGAGTCGTTAACACGCCAATTGGCCTGCCAGGCATTTCAGCCCTGTGTAACTCTCAAGTAGAAAAGGGACGCTACAGCGGCAAAAGCGAATGTTTCTATAACTCGCAGAAAGTTTACGAAGTCGAATACGCTGCAGGTATCAAGAACGGTACAGAAACCGTGTTCGACGCCAAAACAGGCGCCAAGGTGTCGGTAAAGAACTGGAAGAGCGGCCGCCTGGACGGGACTGTAGAGGAATACCAGAACGGCGTGCTGACGCATCGAAAAGCGTTCAAGGATGGCAAGCCGGATGGCCAGGAAACCCGCTGGACCGCCGACGGTAGCAAGGTGATCACTGAACTCAGCTGGAGCGAAGGCAAGAAATTCAGTGGCTACGAGACCGACTCAGAGGCAAAGCTGAACTATGCAAACGGCCAGCTTCACGGGCCGCAATCGAAATACGACTACATTGTCGGTAGCCTGAAGCAATTCGTCGCCGCAGAAGAGAACTACAAAGACGGCAAGCTCGATGGCGTACAGAAGCAATATAAAAACATTCTGCACACCGCTATTGTTCAGCAGGAGTCCGAAATCATCTACGCGGACGGTACTGCAGTCTCCGGGTGGATCCGGCAGTTCAGCACCCCGGATGGCAAGGTGCTGCAGGAAATCAAGCTCGTGCAGACCGAGCAAGCTGAGGACGAGGACTTCTTCAGCGGTTACCCCGGCAACCTCGTACCCGACGGCGTCATCCAGTCGTACAACCCGCAAACCGGCCAGCTCGAAGGCCAAGAGCGCTGGGTTAACGGTGTAAAGGAAACACAATCATCCCTGCTTTCCACGGTTGCAGCGGTTTCTGCCGAGACCTGTCAGGACGCCTGGATGACCGAGTACCGCAAAGAGGTCGGCGAAGAAGCGATGATCACCAGCGACCAGATTGGCGAATGGGAACAATGGTGTGCTGAAGGCAAGTTGCCTTAA
- a CDS encoding LysR family transcriptional regulator, which produces MISVANISRVDLNLLIVFQCLMNERSVTRAAALLHVTQGAVSSSLKRLREQFHDELFIRTSTGMVPTRRALEIAPKVTEALTAVASIVDKRPQFSAESSTRVFNIALSDDIESYVSPRLVNEAKARGLSVKFAFHQSNSSLWKTSLADPDIDLVLCSEPKELTSHYSSQVLFSSSYSCLYDGPRLNLKSPLTRDEYLMHEHVRISFDGRRGFVDDLLESEGVARRVAASFTHFSGALATLVHSDVIATLPTFAALSYARIARLTVSPVPIFVPAFRVFMVWDVEHNDDPHNRWLRSFIIDTTQELQHGSLTPT; this is translated from the coding sequence ATGATTAGTGTCGCTAATATCAGCAGGGTCGACCTCAACCTGCTCATCGTTTTTCAGTGTCTGATGAACGAGCGCAGCGTGACCCGTGCGGCGGCGCTGCTGCATGTCACGCAAGGCGCGGTCAGCTCTTCGCTCAAGCGCCTGCGCGAACAGTTTCACGACGAGTTGTTCATTCGCACCAGCACCGGCATGGTGCCAACCCGACGGGCGCTGGAGATCGCGCCGAAAGTCACTGAGGCCCTCACCGCTGTGGCCTCCATCGTCGACAAGCGCCCGCAGTTTTCCGCCGAATCATCCACCCGGGTGTTCAATATCGCGCTGTCGGATGACATCGAAAGCTATGTGTCGCCAAGGCTGGTCAACGAAGCAAAAGCACGCGGGCTTTCCGTCAAATTTGCCTTTCACCAGAGCAACAGTTCGCTGTGGAAAACCTCGTTGGCGGACCCGGACATTGATCTGGTCCTGTGCTCGGAGCCCAAGGAACTGACGTCGCATTACAGCTCGCAGGTGCTGTTTTCTTCGTCCTACTCCTGCCTGTACGACGGACCACGGTTGAACCTGAAAAGCCCGCTCACCCGCGATGAATACCTCATGCACGAACATGTGCGGATTTCCTTCGACGGGCGTCGAGGGTTCGTTGACGACCTGCTGGAAAGCGAAGGCGTCGCCCGCCGTGTTGCGGCGTCATTCACCCATTTCAGTGGCGCCCTGGCGACCTTGGTGCATAGCGATGTGATCGCCACCTTGCCCACTTTTGCAGCCCTGTCCTACGCCCGAATCGCGCGTTTGACTGTCAGCCCTGTACCGATTTTCGTCCCGGCCTTTCGCGTGTTCATGGTCTGGGATGTAGAGCACAACGACGATCCGCACAACCGCTGGCTGCGCAGTTTCATTATCGACACTACCCAGGAACTGCAGCACGGCTCACTCACGCCGACCTGA
- a CDS encoding MFS transporter encodes MQSQQGEHTVSSNDAAELRKRAIAVGIGNFMEWFDFAIYGYFAAVIGQLFFPSTAPGVSLLSSLAVFAVGFLSRPLGAVVLGPIGDKLGRRAVLIITVFGMGLATTLIGLLPGYASIGIAAPILLVALRFLQGMMVGGEWSSAGIYIVESAPANRRATAASVITGTAGAAFLCGTAIAAIITATLSDADLMAWGWRVPFVASIVMAGVAMYIRRKLGDTPVYEALQHKRATGGLEQVSRGAKQRAFVVSFAFSALFGVSLYYFITYANTHLTQTVGLSKSTALVLCSLALVLYTLFNPLVGRLSDRFGRRPFVLAAAAGLTVLAYPVFLLMNTGSFAAILLGLVIMAALVAITAVMDVVLLVEVFPASIRSTGAAVGHNVALALLAGPGPFIAVALIQATHNPNIPAAYLAAVSLICFIVLWFMLPETKDRDITRG; translated from the coding sequence GTGCAATCGCAACAGGGTGAGCACACCGTCTCATCAAACGACGCAGCAGAGCTGCGCAAACGGGCCATTGCCGTCGGCATTGGCAACTTCATGGAATGGTTCGACTTTGCCATTTACGGCTACTTCGCCGCGGTCATCGGACAGCTGTTCTTTCCGTCCACTGCACCGGGCGTTTCGCTGCTGTCGTCGTTGGCGGTGTTTGCCGTGGGCTTCCTGTCACGGCCCTTGGGCGCTGTGGTGTTGGGGCCGATTGGCGACAAGCTGGGGCGTCGCGCGGTGTTGATCATTACCGTGTTCGGCATGGGCCTGGCCACCACCCTGATCGGCCTGTTGCCCGGCTACGCGAGCATCGGCATCGCTGCGCCGATCCTGCTGGTTGCGCTGCGCTTTCTGCAGGGGATGATGGTCGGCGGTGAGTGGTCCAGCGCCGGCATCTACATCGTTGAAAGTGCTCCCGCCAACCGCCGGGCAACTGCGGCCAGCGTCATCACCGGCACCGCAGGTGCGGCATTCCTGTGTGGTACGGCCATCGCCGCGATCATCACCGCGACCCTCTCTGACGCAGACCTCATGGCGTGGGGCTGGCGCGTACCGTTCGTAGCCTCGATCGTCATGGCCGGTGTGGCCATGTACATCCGCCGCAAACTGGGTGACACCCCAGTCTACGAGGCGCTGCAGCACAAGCGCGCCACCGGTGGCCTGGAGCAGGTTTCGCGTGGGGCCAAGCAACGGGCCTTCGTGGTCTCGTTCGCCTTTTCCGCGCTGTTCGGTGTGTCGCTGTACTACTTCATCACCTACGCCAACACCCACCTGACCCAGACCGTCGGCCTGAGCAAATCGACCGCGTTGGTCCTGTGCAGCCTGGCCCTGGTGCTCTACACCCTGTTCAACCCGCTGGTTGGTCGTCTGAGCGATCGCTTTGGCCGTCGTCCTTTCGTACTGGCTGCCGCCGCCGGCCTGACTGTGCTGGCGTATCCGGTGTTCCTGCTGATGAACACCGGCAGCTTCGCCGCGATCCTGCTGGGGCTGGTGATCATGGCGGCGCTGGTGGCAATAACCGCAGTGATGGACGTGGTGCTGCTGGTTGAAGTGTTCCCGGCCTCGATCCGTTCTACCGGTGCGGCAGTTGGCCACAACGTCGCCCTGGCGCTGCTGGCGGGGCCCGGCCCGTTCATTGCCGTGGCACTGATCCAGGCCACCCACAACCCGAACATTCCCGCCGCCTACCTGGCTGCGGTGTCGCTGATCTGCTTCATCGTGCTGTGGTTCATGCTGCCGGAAACCAAAGACCGGGACATCACCCGCGGTTAA